The genomic interval TCGCGATCACCGACTTCGCAGCGGTCTACCTGTCACTGGCCTCGGCCCCCCAGCCCTGACAGAAACACCCAGGGAACTCATGGAACCCAAAGAACTCAGGGAACTCAGGGAAGCCGGGAAACGCAGGGAAGCCAGGGAAGCCGGGAAACTCAGGGAAGCCAGGAAACTCAGGGAGACCAGCGAACCCCCTCGCCCCCGTGACCGCGTCCATCCCCCGTGACCGTGTCACCCCCCGGCCATCCCCACGACTCCAGGACCTCACGTAACACTGATAACACTGGTGCCACACTCACCCACCCCACCCCACCCCCCCCCACCCCACCCCACCCCACCCCGCCCCACCCGAGGACGACTCCATGGACCGGCTGTCCAACACCGTGCGCCCCTACGCCTGGGGGTCCACCACGGCCCTTCCCGCCCTGCTCGGCCTCGCCCCCACCGGCGAACCGCAGGCCGAGATGTGGATGGGAGCCCACCCCGGAGCACCCTCGCGCATCACCCGTACCACCGCGTCCGGTGAGACGGAACTGGCCCTCACCGAGGCCATCGACGCCGACCCGGAGGGGGAGCTCGGCGCGCCGACGGTCACCCGGTTCGGCCCCCGCCTCCCCTTCCTCCTGAAGCTCCTCGCCGCCGGCGCACCCCTCTCCGTCCAGGTCCACCCGAACCTGGAGCAGGCCCGCCAGGGCTACGCCGACGAAGAGGCCCGGGGCGTCCCGATCGACGCCCCGCACCGCACGTACAAGGACGCGAACCACAAGCCCGAACTCATCTGCGCCCTCACCCCCTTCGACGGGCTGTGCGGCTTCCGCAGTCCCACCGACGCGGCGGACGCGATGGAGGCGCTGGGAGTCAACTCCCTCAAGCCGTACGTGGACCTCCTCCGGGCCCACCCCGAGGAAGCGGCCCTCCGCGAGGTGCTCACGGCGATCCTCGGCGCGGAACCGGCGGAGATGGCCGAGACCGTGGCGGAGGCGGCGGCCGCCGCCGAGCGCCTCGGCGGCACCCACGCCCCGTACGCCCGCATCGCCCACCACTTCCCCGGCGACCCCGGGGTCCTGGCCGCGATGCTGCTGAACTACGTGCAACTCCAGCCCGGAGAAGCCCTGTTCCTCGGCGCGGGCGTCCCGCACGCCTATCTCGACGGCCTCGGCGTCGAGATCATGGCCAACTCGGACAACGTGCTGCGCTGCGGCCTGACCCCCAAGCACATCGACGTCCCCGAACTCCTGCGGATCGTCCGGTTCGAGGCCACCGAGCCCGGCGTGCTGCGTCCGGAGGCGGCCCCGTCGGGCGAGGAGCTCTACGAGACCCCCGCCGACGAGTTCGCCCTGTCCCGCTACACCCTCGCCCCAGGGGCGGCCCCCAGGGAACTGACCGCTCCCACGCCCCAGATCCTGCTCTGCACGGCGGGCTCGGTCACCGTCGGCGAACTCGCCCTCTCGCCGGGGGAGTCCGCGTACGTTCCGGCCGGCGAGGCCGTCGAGGCAGCGGGGCCGGGAACACTTTTCCGGGCCACCGTGGCGGCCTGACCCACGGACCGTCCCGACGGCTGCAACAATGTGCCGCCTCACCGCGACGGCACCTGCCGCGCACCGACGAAGGGACACCACGCACTCATGAGCGCGTCAGGCGGAACCAAGGCGATCGTGGCGGCACTCGTCGCCAACTTCTCGATCGCCGTGGCCAAATTCGTAGCGTTCCTCTTCAGTGGGTCCTCGTCGATGCTCGCGGAGAGCGTCCACTCGCTCGCCGACTCGGGCAACCAGGGACTCCTGCTGCTCGGCGGCAAGAAGGCGAAGCGCGAAGCCACCCCTCAGCACCCCTTCGGCTACGGGCGCGAGCGCTACATCTACGCGTTCCTCGTCTCCATCGTCCTCTTCTCGGTCGGCGGCATGTTCGCGGTCTACGAGGGCTACGAGAAGATCAAGCACCCGCACGAGATCGAGGCCTGGTACTGGCCGGTCGGGGTCCTGATCTTCGCGATCATCGCCGAGATCTTCTCCTTCCGTACGGCGATCCGTGAGTCCAACCAGACACGCGGCGACCGCTCCTGGACCGAATTCGTCCGCCACTCCAAGGCACCCGAGCTCCCGGTCGTCCTCCTGGAGGACCTCGGCGCGCTCGTCGGCCTGATCCTGGCGCTCGCGGGCGTCGGCCTCGCCCTCGGCACCGGCAACGGAGTCTGGGACGGCATCGGCACCCTCTGCATCGGCATCCTGCTGATCCTCATCGCGATCGTCCTGGCCGTCGAGACGAAGTCCCTCCTGCTCGGCGAGTCCGCCGGCATCGAGGACGTCGAGAAGATCAAGGCGGCCGTGGTGGACGGCGAGACCGTCACTCGCATCATCCACATGCGCACCCTCCACCTCGGCCCCGAGGAACTGCTGGTCGCCGCCAAGATCGCGGTCCAGCACGACGAGACCGCGACCGAGGTCGCCGACGCCATCAACGCCGCCGAGAACCGCATCCGGGCGGCGTGCCCGATCGCCCGGGTCATCTATCTGGAGCCGGACATCTACAACGCGCAGGCCGCGGCGACCGGAATCAACCCGGGCAAGGCCACCGACGCCCCGGAAACGGGAACCGGGACGGACGAGGGCCCGGCCTCGAAGAATTCCGGCCACTGACCCACCGCGCATCAGCCCCGATCGGCCCGGTGACCCCTCCCACACCCCCCTCTTCACGAGGGGGCTGGGGCTCACTGGGCCGTTCGGTGTAGATTCGGATACGGATAACAGACGTCGCTGCTGATGGCGGTCGACCGGCTGGCGGGAGCGAGCCGGGCGAGGGACAGAGGGCCTCCGACGGACTGCACTGCGAACGCCCGGGCATTCGTGTGCCCGCCGCCCCGCAGAGTCAGCCCAGAAAGCCCACCCTCGACCCATCACGAGGAGCAGCCCGTTATGACGACGGCCACCAACCGCCAGGACTTCAAGGTCGCCGACCTCTCCCTCGCCCCCTTCGGGCGCAAGGAGATCACGCTCGCCGAGCACGAGATGCCCGGCCTGATGTCGATCCGCAGGGAGTTCGCCGCCGCTCAGCCGCTGGCCGGCGCCCGGATCACCGGTTCGCTGCACATGACCGTGCAGACCGCCGTGCTCATCGAGACCCTCGTCGCCCTGGGCGCCGAGGTCCGCTGGGCCTCCTGCAACATCTTCTCCACCCAGGACCACGCCGCCGCGGCCATCGCGGTCGGTCCGAACGGCACTCCGGAGGCCCCCGCGGGCGTCCCCGTCTTCGCCTGGAAGGGCGAGACGCTGGAGGAGTACTGGTGGTGCACGGAGCAGGCGCTGACCTGGCCGAACACCCCCACCGGCGGCCCGAACATGATCCTGGACGACGGTGGCGACGCCACCCTCCTCGTCCACAAGGGCGTCGAGTTCGAGAAGGCCGGCGCCGCCCCGGACCCGTCGACCGCGGACAGCGAGGAGTTCGCCCACATCCTCACCCTGCTGAACCGCACGCTCGGCGAGGCCCCGCAGAAGTGGACCCAGCTCGCGTCCGAGATCCGCGGTGTCACCGAGGAGACGACGACGGGTGTGCACCGCCTGTACGAGATGCACCGTGACGGTTCCCTCCTGTTCCCCGCGATCAACGTGAACGACGCGGTGACCAAGTCGAAGTTCGACAACAAGTACGGCTGCCGCCACTCCCTCATCGACGGCATCAACCGCGCCACCGACGTCCTGATCGGCGGCAAGACCGCCGTCGTCTTCGGCTACGGAGACGTGGGCAAGGGCTGCGCGGAGTCCCTGCGCGGCCAGGGCGCCCGGGTGATCATCACGGAGATCGACCCGATCTGCGCGCTGCAGGCGGCGATGGACGGCTACCAGGTCGCCACGCTGGACGACGTCGTGGAGCAGGCGGACATCTTCGTCACCACGACGGGCAACAAGGACATCATCATGGCCAAGGACATGGCCCGGATGAAGCACCAGGCGATCGTCGGGAACATCGGCCACTTCGACAACGAGATCGACATGGCCGGCCTCGCGAAGATCGACGGCATCGTCAAGGACGAGGTCAAGCCCCAGGTCCACACCTGGAAGTTCCCCGACGGCAAGGTCCTCATCGTCCTGTCCGAGGGCCGCCTCCTCAACCTGGGCAACGCGACCGGGCACCCGTCCTTCGTGATGTCCAACAGCTTCGCGGACCAGACCCTCGCTCAGATCGAGCTGTTCACGAAGCCCGAGGAGTACCCGACCGACGTGTACGTGCTGCCCAAGCACCTGGACGAGAAGGTCGCCCGACTCCACCTCGACGCCCTGGGCGTCAGGCTCACGACGCTGCGCCCCGAGCAGGCGGCGTACATCGGTGTCCAGGTGGAGGGCCCGTACAAGCCCGACCACTACCGCTACTGATCCCTCCGCGGTAACTGCTCCACCCTCGGCGTCCGGAAGGCCGGCCTTCCGGACGCCGAGCGGCGTCACAGCCCGCAGCAGCAGATCCGAGCGCAGGCCCCCGCACCCCCGTGCCGGGGGCCTGCTCCCGTTACCGCCCCCGCACGACCCGAGGACCCCGAAGGACCCCATGCCCCGCGGCAGGTATTCGCTCCACGACCTTCACGATCACACCCCCCTCGGCGAAGAACACTTCCACTGCGCCCCCGGCCCCTCCGGCTGGCGCTACGTCTCCCAGACCACATCCCCCACCGGAGACCACCTCGGCTCCGTCGACCTCGCCCTGGACGAGCTGGGCCGGCCCATCCGCCTCGAACTCCATGCCGCGAGCTGGCAGGTGCGAGGAGCAGCCCTGGAAGGGGTCACCTGGGTCCGGACCGACCCGACCGGCAGCCACGCCACCGAAGGCAATGTCCGCGCCCACACCTTCGCCGGCACGTCCCCCGCGTTCCTCATCGCCATGACCCGTCTCCTGCGCCTCACCCCCGCTTCTCCCACGACCCGCGTCCGCGTGGTCACCTTCACGGACCCGGTGCTCGCACCCAGGACCGTCGACCAGTCCTGGGCCCTGGTGAACAGTGAAGCGCACACCACTGACAACGGCCCCCTGATCGTGGACGCATACCAGGTCAGCGCCCTGGACACCGGTGAGCAACACGCCATCCACATCGCCGGCGACGTGGTCCTCGCGGCACCGGGCATTGAGCTCGAACACCTGGACACGCCCCCGTCGCCCCGCGCCTCCGGCACTCCGGCCGCCCAGGACCTGCCGCCCGGATCCGGGCCGGACAGCCCCTAGCCGGACAGCCCTTAGCCGGGCGGGGCGAACCCGCCCGAGGGAGCACTCCCACGTCGCTGCTCGTGACCAACGGCGGTACCGCCCCCCGTTCCGGAACCGCCCCCGGCCCCGGAACCGCCCCCGGCAGACACCGGCCCCCCATAACTCCCGCCGGCCCCGCCAGGCGCACTCGACCCAACAGACCCGGCGGGCCCGGGCGTTACGGGCCCGGACGGTACGAACCCGAACGGCGCCGGCCCCTCGGCGCGAGGCCCGGCGAACACGCGCCGCGCATCCCGTGACTGCCGCTCGTGGACCACCGCGGCCAGGAACGCGGCCGCGGGAACACCCTGGGGCGCGGCGGCTCCCGTCAGGGCGACCAGTTCACCGGCCAGCCGTTCCGCGACGGAACGCCCCACACCGGGATCCAGCTGCCGCATCCGCGTCAGGTACTGCCGTATCCCCAGCCAGAGGTCGTCGGGTACGGCCGACAGATCCAGCTGCGCGAACCGGCCGGCCAACCAGGGCGGGGGAGGCGGCACGGCGACGGACCGGCCCGTCGCCGCGACCCGTTCCCGGATCACCAGCGTCCCGGCGAACACGTCACCGATCCGGCGACCCCGCGCCGACACCAGGGACGCGATCGAGGCAAGGGCGCCGAAAGTCATGAGGATCTCGACGAGCCCCATGGCTCCCCGTACGAGCGCGTGCCGGAACCGGATCGGCCCACCGTCGTCCCGCACCACCCGCAGCCCACAGGCGAGCTTCCCCAGGGACCGACCATGACTCAGCGTCTCCACCGCGACCGGCCCACCGACCAGGACCAGCAGGAAAGAGGCGACCCCGATCGCCGCGACCGCTGCCTCGTCCAACGAGGCGCTAGCGATGCCCAGCACGACCGATATCAGGATGAAGACGACGAACGTCACCGCCAGATCGATCGCCGAGGCCAGTGCCCGGCTCGGCAGCCGTGCGGGCCTCAACCCCAGAACGACCGCGTCCCCGGTAACCAGCTCATTCATCGGGCCCCACCCTTCGCCGACCTTCTCTGCCCCAGCCGGGCACAGTCTGCCAAGCTGACCGCCAGCGCGCCGCAGTAGTACGAACCCGTACGCACCCATGCCTGGAGCAACAGACGCCCATGGACCTCGACGTCTTCGTCACCGCCCACCGCACGGAGTGGGACCGCCTCGAACACCTCCTGCGCCGGGGGCGCCGCCTCACCGGCGCGGAAGCGGACGAACTCGTCGTCCTCTACCAGCGCACGGCGACCCACCTCTCGCTGGTCCAGTCGAGCAGCCCCGACCCCCTCCTCGTCGGACGTCTCACCCAGCTCGTGGCCCGCGCCCGCTCGACGGTGACCGGCACCCGCAAGGCGTCCTGGCGGGACGCGGCCCGGTTTCTCACCGCGGGATTCCCCGCCGCGGTCTACCGCTCGCGCCACTGGTGGATTCCCACCGCGGTGCTCTCGATCGTGGTGGCGGCTTTGCTGGGCTGGTGGATCGGCGCCCATCCCGAGGTTCAGGCCGCGATCGCCGCACCGGAGGACCTCCGTGCGATGACCCGACCGGGCGGGGAGTACGAGACCTACTACTCCAGCCATCCGGCGGCGTCGTTCGCGGCACAGGTATGGACGAACAACGCGCAGGCCGCGGCCCTGTGCCTGATCCTGGGGGCGTTCCTCGGCATACCGGTGATCTGGATCCTCTTCCTCAACATGCTCAACCTCGGCGTCGGCATAGGCCTCATGTCCTCCGCGGGCCGTCTCGACGTCTTCCTCGGCCTGGTGCTTCCCCACGGCCTGCTCGAACTGACCGCGGTGTTCGTCGCCGCCGGCACGGGGCTACGCCTCGGCTGGACCGTGATCGACCCCGGCCCCCTGTCACGACGGACCGCCCTGGCTCAGCAGGGCCGCGCCGCCCTGGGCATGGCAATCGGTCTGGCCCTGGTCCTGTTCGTCTCCGGACTCATCGAGGGCTTCGTGACCCCGTCCGGTCTCCCGACCTGGGCTCGGATCACCATAGGCATCGCCGCTGAGCTGGCTTTTCTCGCGTACGTCTACATCCTCGGCGGCCGCGCGACCCGCGCCGGCGACACAGGCGACCTCACAGCGGTCGAACGCAGCGCCGAACTTCCCACCGCAGCCTGACAGCCGATGTGCTTTCACCCGTGCTGACCTGCTAGTGTCCTCCTCGCCCACAAAAACCGTTGACACGGCAGATGTGGGGAGGTAGATTTGAACGGTTGCCTCGGACTGGACAAGTTCGAGATGAGCGCATAATCTGTATCTCGCTCGTGCAGGAGCGTTTGTTAGCTCCGCCGGGCCAATGATTCTTCCTTATCGAACTCGCCGGGTCGTTCGTTTAGCTCCGTGAGTTTCTGATAAAGTCGGATCCACCGAAAGGCAAGGCCGTTCCGCAGGCCACCAGAAATCGAATTCGGACCGGAAACGGAACGAAAAAGAGTCTGGTAAAGTCGGACTCGCCGGAAAGGGAGAAACGCGAAAGCGTAGGACCTGGAAAGCGAGATGCGAGACCCGCTTCGACCGGGAATCGGACACAAAAGAGTCTGATAGAGTTGGAAACGCAAGATAGCAGGACAGCAAGACAAAGAAGTAAACGAAGGGAAGCGCCCGGAGGGCCCCGGTGAAACGGGACCGAAGGAAGCGTCCGTTCCTTGAGAACTCAACAGCGTGCCAAAAGTCAACGCCAGATATGTTGATACCCCGGCCTGCTTCGGCAGGTTGGTGGTTCCTTTGAAAGTCCTATGGGTTCACTTCGGTGACCGATAGGCAATTACACAGCGAGGACGCTGTGAACAACGGGTCTTATTCCGACCGGTTGTTCCGCTCTCGTGATGTGTGCACCCGATTACGGGTAAACATTCACGGAGAGTTTGATCCTGGCTCAGGACGAACGCTGGCGGCGTGCTTAACACATGCAAGTCGAACGATGAAGCCTTTCGGGGTGGATTAGTGGCGAACGGGTGAGTAACACGTGGGCAATCTGCCCTTCACTCTGGGACAAGCCCTGGAAACGGGGTCTAATACCGGATAACACTCTGTCCTGCATGGGACGGGGTTAAAAGCTCCGGCGGTGAAGGATGAGCCCGCGGCCTATCAGCTTGTTGGTGGGGTAATGGCCTACCAAGGCGACGACGGGTAGCCGGCCTGAGAGGGCGACCGGCCACACTGGGACTGAGACACGGCCCAGACTCCTACGGGAGGCAGCAGTGGGGAATATTGCACAATGGGCGAAAGCCTGATGCAGCGACGCCGCGTGAGGGATGACGGCCTTCGGGTTGTAAACCTCTTTCAGCAGGGAAGAAGCGAAAGTGACGGTACCTGCAGAAGAAGCGCCGGCTAACTACGTGCCAGCAGCCGCGGTAATACGTAGGGCGCAAGCGTTGTCCGGAATTATTGGGCGTAAAGAGCTCGTAGGCGGCTTGTCACGTCGGATGTGAAAGCCCGGGGCTTAACCCCGGGTCTGCATTCGATACGGGCTAGCTAGAGTGTGGTAGGGGAGATCGGAATTCCTGGTGTAGCGGTGAAATGCGCAGATATCAGGAGGAACACCGGTGGCGAAGGCGGATCTCTGGGCCATTACTGACGCTGAGGAGCGAAAGCGTGGGGAGCGAACAGGATTAGATACCCTGGTAGTCCACGCCGTAAACGTTGGGAACTAGGTGTTGGCGACATTCCACGTCGTCGGTGCCGCAGCTAACGCATTAAGTTCCCCGCCTGGGGAGTACGGCCGCAAGGCTAAAACTCAAAGGAATTGACGGGGGCCCGCACAAGCAGCGGAGCATGTGGCTTAA from Streptomyces sp. CA-278952 carries:
- the manA gene encoding mannose-6-phosphate isomerase, class I — its product is MDRLSNTVRPYAWGSTTALPALLGLAPTGEPQAEMWMGAHPGAPSRITRTTASGETELALTEAIDADPEGELGAPTVTRFGPRLPFLLKLLAAGAPLSVQVHPNLEQARQGYADEEARGVPIDAPHRTYKDANHKPELICALTPFDGLCGFRSPTDAADAMEALGVNSLKPYVDLLRAHPEEAALREVLTAILGAEPAEMAETVAEAAAAAERLGGTHAPYARIAHHFPGDPGVLAAMLLNYVQLQPGEALFLGAGVPHAYLDGLGVEIMANSDNVLRCGLTPKHIDVPELLRIVRFEATEPGVLRPEAAPSGEELYETPADEFALSRYTLAPGAAPRELTAPTPQILLCTAGSVTVGELALSPGESAYVPAGEAVEAAGPGTLFRATVAA
- a CDS encoding cation diffusion facilitator family transporter, giving the protein MSASGGTKAIVAALVANFSIAVAKFVAFLFSGSSSMLAESVHSLADSGNQGLLLLGGKKAKREATPQHPFGYGRERYIYAFLVSIVLFSVGGMFAVYEGYEKIKHPHEIEAWYWPVGVLIFAIIAEIFSFRTAIRESNQTRGDRSWTEFVRHSKAPELPVVLLEDLGALVGLILALAGVGLALGTGNGVWDGIGTLCIGILLILIAIVLAVETKSLLLGESAGIEDVEKIKAAVVDGETVTRIIHMRTLHLGPEELLVAAKIAVQHDETATEVADAINAAENRIRAACPIARVIYLEPDIYNAQAAATGINPGKATDAPETGTGTDEGPASKNSGH
- the ahcY gene encoding adenosylhomocysteinase — protein: MTTATNRQDFKVADLSLAPFGRKEITLAEHEMPGLMSIRREFAAAQPLAGARITGSLHMTVQTAVLIETLVALGAEVRWASCNIFSTQDHAAAAIAVGPNGTPEAPAGVPVFAWKGETLEEYWWCTEQALTWPNTPTGGPNMILDDGGDATLLVHKGVEFEKAGAAPDPSTADSEEFAHILTLLNRTLGEAPQKWTQLASEIRGVTEETTTGVHRLYEMHRDGSLLFPAINVNDAVTKSKFDNKYGCRHSLIDGINRATDVLIGGKTAVVFGYGDVGKGCAESLRGQGARVIITEIDPICALQAAMDGYQVATLDDVVEQADIFVTTTGNKDIIMAKDMARMKHQAIVGNIGHFDNEIDMAGLAKIDGIVKDEVKPQVHTWKFPDGKVLIVLSEGRLLNLGNATGHPSFVMSNSFADQTLAQIELFTKPEEYPTDVYVLPKHLDEKVARLHLDALGVRLTTLRPEQAAYIGVQVEGPYKPDHYRY
- a CDS encoding RDD family protein, producing MNELVTGDAVVLGLRPARLPSRALASAIDLAVTFVVFILISVVLGIASASLDEAAVAAIGVASFLLVLVGGPVAVETLSHGRSLGKLACGLRVVRDDGGPIRFRHALVRGAMGLVEILMTFGALASIASLVSARGRRIGDVFAGTLVIRERVAATGRSVAVPPPPPWLAGRFAQLDLSAVPDDLWLGIRQYLTRMRQLDPGVGRSVAERLAGELVALTGAAAPQGVPAAAFLAAVVHERQSRDARRVFAGPRAEGPAPFGFVPSGPVTPGPAGSVGSSAPGGAGGSYGGPVSAGGGSGAGGGSGTGGGTAVGHEQRRGSAPSGGFAPPG
- a CDS encoding stage II sporulation protein M, whose translation is MDLDVFVTAHRTEWDRLEHLLRRGRRLTGAEADELVVLYQRTATHLSLVQSSSPDPLLVGRLTQLVARARSTVTGTRKASWRDAARFLTAGFPAAVYRSRHWWIPTAVLSIVVAALLGWWIGAHPEVQAAIAAPEDLRAMTRPGGEYETYYSSHPAASFAAQVWTNNAQAAALCLILGAFLGIPVIWILFLNMLNLGVGIGLMSSAGRLDVFLGLVLPHGLLELTAVFVAAGTGLRLGWTVIDPGPLSRRTALAQQGRAALGMAIGLALVLFVSGLIEGFVTPSGLPTWARITIGIAAELAFLAYVYILGGRATRAGDTGDLTAVERSAELPTAA